From the genome of bacterium:
TTGGGCAGAACTTTACGCATCTTCCGCATAGTGTGCATGCGAAAGCCATAGGCGCAGCCTTTTCCCAGCCGCCTGCGATGAATGCCGTCCACGGTATTCCTATGCCGCCTATATATTTGTGACCCCAATAGCCTGTTACTATTGGGTAGACTGGACATTCATACATGCATGCGCCGCAGCGAACACATCTTAAAGCTTGTCTTATTATCGGGTCTTTTGCAGCTTCTGTGCGTCCCCCATCGAGGAAGATGACATGAAATTCCTGCGGTCCGTGTGCGTTTTGTATGCTTGGTTAACTAATTTTTTTGTTAAGCACAAAATTTATTCTTGACATGTTTTATTTTGTTCTTAAAATTTTAATTGGTGGAAGCATGGTAAGGATTTTTAAAGGAAGCGTCGGTTTA
Proteins encoded in this window:
- a CDS encoding 4Fe-4S dicluster domain-containing protein, with product MYECPVYPIVTGYWGHKYIGGIGIPWTAFIAGGWEKAAPMAFACTLCGRCVKFCPMQIDTPKIVEHIRQKLWKMGYVPSGIKEMAETTEREGKPY